The Halobacillus amylolyticus nucleotide sequence AGAGTAGCGATAAAAAAGAACCAACCGAGCACAGGGTAATGATGGATCAAACCACTCATTTTTTTCAAATCCGAAGTTCCTGCTACATAAGCGATCACGCCGATCAGTAGAAAGAAGGCTCCTTTAATAATCATATCATGGATCAAATAGTAGACGGTCCCGCTTATCGACGTTTCTGTAAAGATGCCAATTCCCATCAGCATAAATCCAACTGCTGGAATAATATTATAAGCCATAATAAGTTTAATATTATTAGTAGATAGGGCACCTACCACACCAAATATCATAGTAAACGCTGCTAAATAGATAAAGAGTGTATGAGTTAGATCCGCTTCCCAAGCAAAGATTAGCGTGAATACACGTAAAATCGAGTAAATCCCTACTTTTGTCAGCAGTGCACCAAATAACGTTGACACAACTGGATTCGGGACACTGTATGAGCGAGGAAGCCAATAGTATAAAGGAAAAACAGCTGCCTTCGTTGCAAATACGAAGAATAATAAAATCCCTATTGTTGTAAGAACCCCCTGTTGTTCAACTTCCTGAACACGCTGAGCAATATGAGCCATGTTCAAAGTCCCTACAACCGAATACAAAAAAGCAACAGTTGTAACAAACAACATGGAGGAAAACACGTTAATTAATACATATTTCATTGACTCTCTAAGTTGTGCTTTGCCATTACCGAGGACAATCAACCCATATGAAGCCATTAGCAGTACTTCGAAAAATACGAAGAGGTTGAAGATATCACCTGTAATGAAGGCACCGCTTACGCCTGTAATCAACAAAAAGAAGAAGCTGTAA carries:
- a CDS encoding Na+/H+ antiporter subunit D; the protein is MSNLISLPIVLPLLAGIIVAFLANNKPLVRRVSQTLAVINLIVTGFVLYQVYQNGTIVLETGDWIAPYGIILVGDMLSVTLAFTTNIIAVACVFYASKSLTDQQESFYFYSFFFLLITGVSGAFITGDIFNLFVFFEVLLMASYGLIVLGNGKAQLRESMKYVLINVFSSMLFVTTVAFLYSVVGTLNMAHIAQRVQEVEQQGVLTTIGILLFFVFATKAAVFPLYYWLPRSYSVPNPVVSTLFGALLTKVGIYSILRVFTLIFAWEADLTHTLFIYLAAFTMIFGVVGALSTNNIKLIMAYNIIPAVGFMLMGIGIFTETSISGTVYYLIHDMIIKGAFFLLIGVIAYVAGTSDLKKMSGLIHHYPVLGWFFFIATLVLAGIPPFSGFIGKLLLIQGGLAQEQIFIVIAALVSSLLILFSMIRIFIQGFWGEKTELAHPERKRAAHQMTWPIGILLSLSVLLGVGAEWFYPSVEWIGEYLMNPEIYIDSVLKE